The following coding sequences are from one Nicotiana tabacum cultivar K326 chromosome 1, ASM71507v2, whole genome shotgun sequence window:
- the LOC142162890 gene encoding uncharacterized protein LOC142162890 codes for MQGLGGQVSVAYKDLCLFPDVQLPVRFKIPKFDLYDGHGDPVVHLRGFCSKIRGSGGKNELLMAYFSQSLSGPALEWYTCQDNNRWYTWDDLAQAFARHFQYNVEIVPDRLSLTKIEKKPSESFREYGFRWREHVARVNPPMEEDEMMEYFLQTLEPTYFGHLISTIGKSFNEVVKIGEMVEEGLKSSNIMSYSAIKATT; via the coding sequence ATGCAAGGGTTGGGAGGCCAAGTGAGTGTGGCTTATAAGGATCTGTGCTTGTTTCCCGATGTCCAGCTACCTGTCAGGTTCAAAATCCCCAAGTTTGACttgtacgacgggcatggagaCCCCGTGGtccacttaagaggattttgcaGCAAAATAAGGGGTTCTGGTGGGAAAaatgaattgttgatggcatattttagtCAAAGTTTGAGTGGTCCAGCGTTGGAATGGTACACCTGCCAAGACAACaataggtggtatacttgggatgactTGGCTCAGGCTTTCGCTCGGCATTTCCAATACAATGTAGAAATTGTCCCAGATCGCCTATCCTTGACTAAGATAGAGAAAAAGCCCAGTGAGagtttcagggagtatggtttccggtggagagaacatgTGGCGCGAGTCAACCCTCCAATGGAGGAAGATGAAATGATGGAGTACTTTCTTCAGAccttggagcctacttactttggtcatctgaTCTCTACCATAGGTAAGTcttttaatgaagtggtaaaaatAGGAGAAATGGTAGAGGAAGGACTCAAATCAAGCAACATCATGAGTTACTCTGCTATCAAAGCAACTACATAA